In one Gopherus evgoodei ecotype Sinaloan lineage chromosome 1, rGopEvg1_v1.p, whole genome shotgun sequence genomic region, the following are encoded:
- the LOC115639582 gene encoding perilipin-3-like, translated as MCLPAFPEQGISDYTMASNGKDTTMASPEHGEEEQQNVLRRVASQPLVNSACDLAATAYVSTRESHPYVTSICDMAEKGVTSITSAAVSSAQPVVTKLEPEGTTEEECVSEVPDKVEGNLPVLQQTADEATSETQELASSRLTDVKEAMIRVVDMTKEAVQDSMKTTKSVVTDSMSTVVESRMGQLAISGMEAVLEKSEELLDHYLPMTDDELAELAESVEGAEISSAQPQEHRSYFVRLGSLSTKLRQRAYRYSLNKMRHTSQCIREALSQLHLTMGLIEYLKRGVSLQEVQEKFHRIWLSWNREQPESSEIKDLGKPEMESETLAMSRSIIQQLQDACQMLVSSIQGLPTNFQDKVKQMYHNMEELHASFSTAHSFQDLSSSLLTQSQEMVTKAQEYVDELMAYVMETTPLSWVVGPFIPLGKGSADAIEPHNQENEAEEASKSKEAP; from the exons GTATATCTGATTATACCATGGCTTCTAATGGAAAAGACACAACTATGGCATCCCCAGAGCATGGGGAGGAAGAGCAACAG AATGTCTTGAGGAGGGTGGCCAGTCAACCTTTAGTCAACTCTGCCTGTGATCTGGCTGCCACTGCCTATGTTTCCACCAGGGAGAGCCATCCCTATGTGACGTCCATCTGTGACATGGCAGAGAAGGGAGTGACCTCCATAACCAGTGCTGCAGTTAGCAGTGCACAGCCAGTTGTAACTAAACTTGAACCTGAGG GGACAACAGAGGAGGAGTGTGTTTCTGAAGTACCTGACAAAGTGGAGGGGAATCTACCAGTCCTTCAACAGACTGCTGATGAG GCTACATCTGAGACACAGGAGTTGGCCTCTTCCAGACTGACAGATGTCAAGGAGGCCATGATCAGAGTGGTAGATATGACCAAAGAGGCTGTGCaggacagtatgaagaccaccaAATCAGTGGTAACTGACAGCATGAGCACAGTTGTGGAATCAAGAATGGGCCAATTGGCCATAAGTGGAATGGAAGCAGTGCTGGAGAAATCTGAAGAGCTCTTGGATCACTATCTTCCCATGACAGATGATGAACTAG CTGAACTTGCTGAATCTGTGGAAGGGGCTGAAATCTCTTCAGCACAACCGCAAGAGCATCGGAGTTACTTCGTGCGTTTAGGTTCCCTGTCAACCAAACTTCGCCAACGTGCTTACCGCTACTCCCTAAACAAGATGAGACACACCAGTCAATGCATCAGAGAGGCTCTTTCCCAGCTTCATTTAACCATGGGACTG ATTGAATACCTTAAGCGAGGTGTTTCTCTCCAAGAAGTCCAGGAGAAGTTCCATCGCATATGGCTGAGCTGGAATAGAGAGCAGCCAGAAAGCAGTGAAATCAAGGATTTGGGAAAACCAGAG ATGGAGTCTGAGACCCTGGCTATGTCCCGCAGCattatccagcagctgcaggatgCCTGCCAGATGCTAGTATCCAGCATTCAAGGTCTCCCCACCAACTTTCAGGATAAGGTGAAACAGATGTATCACAACATGGAAGAGCTTCATGCATCCTTCTCCACTGCCCATTCCTTCCAGGATCTCTCCAGCAGCCTCCTAACCCAGAGCCAGGAGATGGTGACCAAGGCCCAGGAATATGTAGATGAGCTGATGGCATACGTGATGGAGACTACTCCTCTGTCTTGGGTTGTGGGACCCTTCATCCCATTAGGTAAGGGGTCTGCAGACGCCATTGAACCACACAACCAAGAAAATGAGGCTGAGGAAGCCTCCAAGTCTAAGGAGGCCCCGTGA